The Rissa tridactyla isolate bRisTri1 chromosome 1, bRisTri1.patW.cur.20221130, whole genome shotgun sequence DNA segment TAAtgatgtttttatgtttttaatcaaGGAAAAGTTTGAATGGTGATCACTGGATGACATGTACGTGCATAGAGGTCTTGCTGCAAGATGTTCATTATTATAGACAATAATAAATACTGTACTTGGAAATCAAATTTTTAATATAGGATGTCAGGCATTTTGAAGCAAAGAGTAGTTAAAGCAtttcacaaatgcattttttaaagataCCTTAATACACCTCCTGCCTTGTCTCTGCAGTGGTCTTGCCTGAGCAATTGTATTAGTTCCCTGTGGTCTTAAAGCTCTGAAAACCTGTTATGGCTAGAGTGTTTGTTAAGCAGTCTCTATAGATATGATATTGTTGTGGCAGCTTTCATGAAATGTCCATTCTTTGTCACAGAGGCTAGCACGGGATGCTAATAGGGATGAAGCTATTCTGGTTAGATCATTCTTGTCTCATGCCTCCCCCGTGGCTTTGACTTCATATGAGGAAATGTCTTTTTCTACTATAAGCTACTTTATATTGTGTACTTGTTATAATTACatgcagaaaaggaaactgaaagttggatttaaaatagtaaaattcaaattttatttatgtcttttctctctcctcaggtGGAAAGACATGACATGAATACCCTGAGTTTACCGCTTAACATTCGCCGTGGAGGCTCTGACACCAACCTGAACTTTGATGTACCAGATGGGGTCCTAGACTTTCACAAAGTCAAACTCAGTGCAGATAGCTTGAAACAGAAAATCCTCAAGGTTACAGAACAAATCAAAGTTGAACAAACAGCTCGAGATGGAAATGTGGCTGAGTATTTGAAACTGGTAAACAGTGCAGACAAGCAACAGGCTGGGCGCATTAAACAAGTCTTTGAGAAGAAGAACCAGAAGTCTGCCCACTCCATTGCCCAGCTACAGAAAAAATTGGAACAGTATCACAAAAAGCTCAAGGATAttgaacaaaatggatcttccaAAAGTACTAAAGACACTTCCAAAGATAACCTGAAAGATATTCAGCATGGAAAGTCTCGTATCTCTGGGCATGGAACAGAGAGCAGCAAGTCGGGTGTGCCGGGTGTGTCCTTGACACCACCTGTCTTCGTTTTCAGCAAGTCCAGAGAGTTTGCAAACCTGATCCGAAACAAATTTGGTAGTGCAGACAACATTGCTCATCTCAAAAATACCTTGGATGAATTTCGGCCAGAAACGAGTTCTAGAACGTATGGGGGCAGTGCCACCATTGTTGCCAAACCAAAATATGTTAGTGACGATGAATGCTCCAGCGGGACCTCTGGCTCAGCGGATAGTAATGGGAATACTTCCTTTGGTCCTGCCGTGGCAAGTACCCTGGACAGCCAAGGAAAACTTTCCGTGATTTTGGAGGAACTAAGGGAAATCAAGGAGACACAGTCCCAGTTAGCTGATGATATTGAGAatttaaaagcacaatttaaGAGAGACTATGGCTTTATTTCTCAGATGTTACAAGAGGAAAGatataggtattttttttttttaaactgttctctTGAAATGACTTTTGAATGGGCATAGAAGCTATTTGGAAAGTGTAAATGTGAcggtgtgcttgtgtgtgtggtatttcagaagcaagaggaaaaaataattccaatCAATATCTGGTACTAAAATGTTCCACTCCTTCCAATAACTGAAAATACATGTAGAACATGTCCTAGAATGTCCTATCAATTGATGTGTTAGCTCTTTGCCTTTTGTCAAAGGCTTGTCAGAAAAGTCCCTCATCTGACATCTTACTGGCATATTGTGTTATGTGAATATGGCGTAGAGGAGACACCAATTGTTTTGTTGAAGAATTCCGATCTACTGTGACTTGTAAATGCTAGTCAGTTTATGGTGTAGCAGAGCTGAGATACACctgataaatatacatatatgttaGTCCTGAATACCTTGTCCAAATACTTCTCAGCCACATTGCTCTCTTGTGGATGCAATGACACTTTGTACCCTGGTGTAACACACAGCTgtgaaatgtaattttaagtgCTGTAGCACAGCTTCCTCTTGCATTTGTTACTTGGCAATTAATTCCTTTATTATCCACTGTGGGAACTGAGATGTGTTCTACAGAGGGCTTGCACCTGCTGTACATACATCCCATTTGTCGTATCACTTGTTAAAGTGTGCATTGATTCTTGAAGTCTTTACTACGGTAATGGGCAAAAACTCAGTTTGAATTGCAATATTTAATGTTTCCCGTACATTTATTGAAATGCAAGGGAAGGTTGGATATCAGGTGGTAACATGGGGGAGGAAAGAACAGAGCAAATGGCCTACTGCACTCAGGACTTGGTTTCAGGACAGGACAGAGCGGCCTGTTCTGACAGCTCACTGCTGTTAAGATCTCACGCCTCCTACCACCGTTTCCACAGCTGAACAATTTTGCCTCCATCATTTTTGTGCTGACTGCAGTGTTTGCCTGTTTGTGTGTTAAACCGAGTTataaactcacaaaaaaaaaatatatttttctgatggTTTAATTGAAATGGTTTACTGTGTGGAGACATGCCAGAACAGGCTGCACACAAATGGCAGGACCTTGCAGTTCTGCGAGAGGGGATACAGGGAACGTTTTTCCTTTCGCTACTGGTGAGCTGTTAACTGACTCAAGCTTACTTATGAAACCATATCTTCTTGTCTAAATGAGAAGTGAGAAACGGAAAAATGTAAGTTGGATACCCTTAGCCACTGTTTATAGTTCATATAATTTGCCAATGATgtacaaatatttgctttttaacacCCACTGCCAGCAAGGGAACACTCAAAAAAGGCTTTCAGTCTGCTGAATAAATGCTTATGGAGGGTTTCCAAAGTTTTTACTGATTTCTCTGTGTGCTCTGTAATGCCGGTCAGATGAATCCATAGTACACTGAGAAGttaccttttaaaatgtgtaattgTTTTCATGACTTAGCATTATTTGACTAGAACGCACTAAATTTAGACCTTTTTTCCTGATAAGATATGAAAGGTTGGAAGACCAGTTAAATGACCTCACTGATCTTCATCAACATGAGACAGCAAACTTGAAACAAGAGCTAGCCAGCATAGAGGAGAAAGTGGCGTATCAAGCATATGAGCGATCACGAGACGTTCaggtacttcttttttttacttctcataAACTTCTAACATTTTGTAGAAATCTTATACTGTACGATACTTGCATCCTTCTACAACTTTGTATATAAGGAGTCTGGGGAATGATTTAAGCCCATGTGTTGTCTGTTTTAAGATGAAAACCCAGCATGTTTAAATCCATTTGTTTCAATGGGTTCCAAATTTTATCTGCTGGAATTGAAGACATGGCCTAGGCAGGCTTGTGGATGAAGAATGAcctgttttaatttcttgcacCAGAGGATGAAAGAATTTAGTAATGTGTAAAATGCCACTTTTGACAATTTCCTAATACTAACCTCTTGCTCAGACTTTTGATGATGTGTAGTCATATCACTGGCAAAGTTTATTATAAATTGAGTTTAAGGTAAGAAGTAAGAAAACTAATTGATAAATAGACTTGTGGGTTTTGCCAGTTATAATTTAAGAGTTTTAATCCATGGTTACAACAGCCCCTATAATCAAAGCTCTAGGGTGTGTTCACCTCAGTGATTGGTTCTAGTCGTGTCTGGCTTCAATCAAAAGCCAGTAATAACTTCTACAAGTCTGTCCTGACAGCATGTAGTTACATACTTGAATATTTATATACAACGTAATAGAATTCATATAATGCATACTGTTTCTATCCAAAGTCTGAGCACTTCTGAACACAGAGAGCGCCGGCAGCAGGATGACCACCCTGTTTCCTGATTGGTGTGGGAGTCAGGAACGCCCTGGGAACAGAGTGGGAAAGGGATGGTACAGAATCTAAGCATATCATAGGTTCCTTTGTAGGTTTAAAGAGAGGTCTCTCATGCAGGACTCTTTTCTGTCAAGGCATCTTGAGGATGTAAAAACTGAATGAGACCCAAGTTCTCCAGTGGAAGGGCTGTGAAATGTTCACTAACTCATTAGCAGAACCCTGGAGGGGTGTCAGAGACTTTTAAAACTAATTGAAGTGCTACATTGATACAGCCTTGTATCTTTTTTCTCTGTACATTTTGGCCTGTTTAAACCTGTCTCGTAGGGGATTTGGCAAATAAGCAAAAACAGAGTAAATCATTTAAATTGTGGATATTTTAAGTAACAACCTAACTTTGGAGCACTCTCTCCCTAAGGGATGGGcagattgttttttaaaacaaacgtTCAGCCTCTCAACAGAGAACTGCAGGTTTTGGGCTTTTACAGCCGGACTTTCTCTAAAGCAGCATGAGATGATGTGGGAATAATTTACAGTCAGAGTGGAAGAAGGATCAGGAAGGTTCTTTAGTGTGTAGTGGAGAGCATGCATGAACCCTAAGGGACTTTGTCCCACCCATTAAGAACCGTCTTCTGTATTATTACTAATTCCTAGAACAGCGAAAGGAAGCAGCCTTTTATCGGGTACTGTGCCCACGTGCTTTGCATGGACTTTGGTGCCTGGCTGGTCACGTGACAGTTCAACTTGCCAAAACAAGGGAGAAGTGACCCCGCCAAAGCAAGCTAATAACTCTGTGTgcagtggttttgtttggttggttttatgtGGAGGATTGGGTTGAATCAGCTTACCGTGGGATCAGGTGAATGCCCCTGCCAATGCAAGGAAAATGTTTGGAGGCTGAGAGTGGGGAAGGAAGTTGGGAAGCTGGAGcataatttttcccttttacacaGTGGTAAAAGTTTATGTCAAATTGATCAGTTCCATTAATTATAGACTTGCACTGTGTTACATCATGGTGCCCAAGTCCCAACTCCAGCAAAAAGTGGCATTTTGGCAAGTAAGTGAAGCAGTCAGAATTTTTTCCATGTTTCACTTCGAGAGGGCTTAAGCGTGGGGTTAGTGACTTAAGAACCATTTTACTGGAAGACCGTTTTTAGtccaccctcaagcagatgaaCAAGGTCTGCTTTCTTTAGAACAAAAACTTGAAGTGGAATATATCACGTGAGAGAGAGAGTCCCACAAAAGCATCATCAGAGTTTTCTCCACTGTCTCCAGTGCACGCTGCCCGCTTGGGGTATGGATTTAATGAGCCTTCACGCTGACAGAGGAGAAAGCAACCTCCTACTGAGGACTCAATCCCAGCACTGTAGTGgctttgaggggggaaaaaaaaaaagtaacgtaGACCGGAGAGGTGGTGTAAACTAAATGATACGTGTTGCAAAGTAGATTTAATTAGCATCACAGCAAGCCTGTGCTACCCTAATGTTTTCTATAGCATATGCGAAGAAACTAACTTTGATGCTGTTTTAATGCAGTGAAAGTTGCCATGGCAACAGGTCTCCCAGTTCTTTATCTTGTCAACATATGCCGGAAACATTATCTGTCATGAACATTAGAGTTATCATACTTTTTCTAAAGCATGAAAAATGTAAAACCTACATTTTGGACAGTGTTGTCAGACTTGATTATGCCTGAGCAGACAGTGATATACACATGcagatatatatatgtgcatttatttttaagagttgGTGGTTCAGTCAAGTTTTAGGAGTCTATAATAAATTACACTTCTACCTAGCTGATGGATGGCTCTACAGCTAAAATGGGAAAAGTGGTGTACGGAAATAGAGCTGTCctaattcttgttttctgtctccaGGAAGCCTTGGAATCGTGCCAGACACGGGTTTCAAAGCTGGAGCTGCATCAGCAAGAACAGCAAGCACAGCAGTCCGAAACGGTTAATGCCAAAGTGCTCCTGGGGAAATGCATAAATGTTATCCTGGCCTTCATGACTGTCATCTTAGTGTGTGTTTCTACAATTGCAAAGTTCATTGCTCCTATGATGAAGAGCCGTTTTCATATCATCTGCACTTTTTTCGCAGTGACACTGCTGGCAATATTTTGTAAAAACTGGGATCATATCATTTGTGCCATAGAAAGGATGATTATACCAAGATGAAGCTGCTGATCtggctgctttctttttccttttttttttttttttccttcgccTCCCTGTTTTTTAAGTGCTGTGTGTACAGATTATTTTTTGTCAGTTTAAATGTGCGGACTGGATGGAGAAAGCTACAAAGACTCTTGGACTTTAAGGTGTAAATACATAAATGCATACTTGTTGGCAGTCACTTGCCTGTTCGATCCAATTGTGTCTAATTGGCTGTGTCTGTGATGAACTGCTCACTTATGTTGGTCTTCTGCCTTAATCCAACGGGTTTTCCACTTTACAGACCCACACCCACAAAAGGTGGTATGAGGCTCTGGGAGGGATGCAAGCAACTGCGAGTGTCAAGAGTGCTTTTTACGAGACTGGAGCGTGATTAGGAGGGAGTGCACCATAATGTGCATCAGCCCTGTTAgactaataaattaattttctctctgaatccAACTAGGATGATTAGCCAAATTATACAGTCATATGTATTAATAGTTGTTGATTCTAAATTAATGGGTATGCATATATGCGGTTTCTAGTTTTCAGCACCAGCAAAAATTGATGCTTCTGCTAGTAACCTTTTGCACAGAGAGTTTATTGTTTGTAAATGAGACCAGTGATGACTACTGACCACAGTTAGCGGTTGTTCTATCCTGGCACTGTTCCTTATCACACTTGGGGAAACACACAAATGCGGCCAAAGGCTTCCAAAGCTGAACTGAATTGAATGACAAGATCTCGGTGCCGCTTTATAAAGGAGTAAAGAAGCAAGTAACTGGTGGGCAAGTTGTCATGCAGACCAAAGCGCTCCCTTCCTTCAAGCCCTGCAACCTGCAAGGGGAATGGAGTACGCAGCGAGGCAAGATTTAGATTAGCCTTTATGAGCACTGAGTTTGTTGGGGTGCTCTAATGGAATGCGAAGCAGATAGGTGGTGGGACTTGGCGTACAGTGGATTCCTTTCTTGCATCAGATTAAGGAATGTGGAAGAAACATGAGGGAACAACTTCTTAGGGGAGCAGGGAGTTAAACTTCTGTAAATATACAATCACTGTGCAGACTCTCTTGATGAACATTCCTGAAAATAATGTATAAGCATCCCGTACTACTACTAGGAGatggttgggtttgttttcttactggaatttattttgcttgacttaaaaactgcaaaaaaaaaaaaaaaaaaatttccctgaaATCTGCTTGGCTTTCAGCCATGGTGTAAAACAAgatctttaataaaaaaaccaaaacaaaccaccacaaccATAATTCTTCTCCACTCTCCGTTAAATGAACAGACAGTGTCTCCAGTTATTTAATGTTCAGTATTgcttactttgaaaataatttttacaacagatttttttcagttgcagtATTTGTTATGCTGGTTTTacagggtggggggcagggaTTATTcaatttatttagttttaatCAAGTGCAATAGTTGGTGTAGAAACTCAGAAAACCTTATTCTGAGGaaagggagcggggggaggagggggcaggggaagaaaTTTGACATTTTACCACACTTGGATCAACAGTGAATACAGTTACTTTTTGTGGCTTCAGGGACTGAAGGAAAGACAAAATTAACTGCATAAATAATGATATGACTCAGCATTTagaaaattcaattaaaacaCTTAAAGAATTCTTCAATGACTTTTAATATGTGCTACGCCTTTGAACCGAAAAATTGGAAAGGATTGTGCTGGCTCGCAGGCACCGGAAATGGATCAGATCAGGCACACCCATGTTATCCTAACCCAGCCTCGCCTCATCTTCAGAGGAAAGtggagtggaaagaaaaagtcCTGCTGAGAGCGATATGACTCTCTAAAACCCAAACTTACCAATCAGTTTATCCCTGGCTGTGTCAGGAAGAATTATTATATAGatacattcttcttttctttaatttttttttctgtttgcctttacCCCTGTATTCCTGGTATCCCCTGAAGAAGGAAAGATTGTGTTATGTATAACACTTTTCTGTCTTAATTGCTGCATGcgcttctgctgctgtttggttCAGGGAGACCTTTCTTCTCATGTCTCTTAACCCATTTCGGCCCTGTATGCGTGCATTGCAACAGGCCTTCACCCCCACCCTCCAAGTGCTTAGCCTCCTTTTACAGCCAGCTCGTAAACTGAGGGGATTGCTTCCACCAATGCAGCTCATAAACTTGTCTTCACAGGAAAGTCCTTTCCACAATGTTAAAAacgttaaaaggaaaaaagaactagCTCTTTCCTGGCCTTTACATCACAAGAAAGGGTGTCCCTCAGTTTATTTTTATGCCCTTTTGATGTGTCCTGAGATCCTCTTGGTCTTTTCCGCTGTTTTCATATAATTTGTTCTTATCTTCGTTTTTGAAAAGGTGTATAATGTCTTTTTATAGTtggtattttccatttctttagcCAATGAGTCTGCTTCTATTCAGAgtcctttcttttctgaagtcttttccTAAATTCCACCACCCATTTTACTAATCAGCcctatgactttttttccccgCCTCATTTCCATAGGCCAGAAGATCGTACATGCATTACCAAAAAAACAAGGCTCCTGGTACCGATCCTCAGAAAGCTGTGACTCTTCATAGTGGTTTTTTGCCATCTTTATTATAATCTCTACTCTTCCACTCCATTTGCACAGCCACCTTCTGGTTTGGCCACTTGAGAAAACCCTGTTTGTCTAGAATTTTGTTAAATGGGTTCAGAAGGGTACCTGTGCAAGAAAAATACTACATGTTAGTGATTTTTGCATAAGAAAAACTCCTTTACCTGTTGCATGGTTATATGTCTAAAGAGATAATCCTCCCAGTGCTAGTGCATGTAGTTAAAAACGTAATGTCAGGTAGTCTCAAGGTCAGGCAGGAAAAAGGTTAGTTGTTTTTCTTATAACAGAGGAAGCTGGTATGGTGCGACTCGGGGACATGAAAGCTTCTGCTCCAAGGGCATCCTATTacagtcatagaaccatagggttggaagggacgtctggagatcatctagtccaacccccttgtcAGAGCAGGAttgtcttagagcaggttgcacaggaatgtgtccaggtgggttttgaatgtctccagagatggagactccaccacctctctgggcagcctgtcccagtgctctgccaccctcagggtaaaaaagttcctcctcatgtttaggtggaacttcctatgctcaagtttgtgcccattacctcttgtcgtgtcgctgggcaccactgaaaagagcctggccccattctcctgacacccaccctttaagtgttgataagattccccctcagtcatcttttttccagactgaagagacccaaatccctcagcctttcttcataagagagatgttccagtcccctaatcatctttgtagctctctgctgcaccctccagcagttccctgtccctcttgaaccctctctgcccaaatctccaacctgtccaggtctctctgtatggcggcacagccttctggtgtgttagccacctcctccccccccagctttgtgtcattggcaaacttgctgagggtgcactctgtcccctcatggGAGAGTCCTGGCAGACAACCTCGGTGCAAAATGAGAATAGAACATAAAATCAATGGGCCTGTGAAAGATTGCTCACTGTCTTGATAAAATCTGACTGGGTCCAAATTGGAAACAGAAGGGTCTTGCGTTTCCTTATTGGCTTTATATCTGGCAGAGGATGCAAAAAGCTGTAAAGGCTGCATAATGTTACTCATGCAAATTAAACCAACCCTAACTGGTAAATGGGAACAGCACTTCTCTAGGTTATTCTCCCTGCTGGATTTAAATCTCCAGAGAATGTGACATGCatcaacaaattttaaaaaagacatgaAGGGCAAAAGCCTGCTGTTGGGTGAAACTGCCATAGTTTTGCCCAGAGTAAGGCTGCGGTGCCAGGAGCTCTGCCAAGCGGAAGGCCACCAAAGGGGAGGAAGGtttcccctcctgccttcagcctcccgTTTCTCACCTTGTGCTGATGCTGGTGTGTGGTGTGGTCTTCCACATGCCAGGTGAGCTCACTAGGCTGGAAGAAAAACCAGCGAAAGGGATGGATAGTTCTCCACATCTAGAGACTCAGAGGGATGATGGAGAGGTCTCGCGAGTGCCACACTGGGACAAAAAGTGAGAtgaccctttttctttcttgctgccaTGAGTGACTCATTAGCTGCCCTTAAAACTGTGCTTTAGGCGGCCTCCCTGCAGAACGATGGGGCAGCTTCAGCGCAGGAAAGTTCTTAACCTTTGCCTACAGGGAACAGATAGGAAGAGCAGCAGGGTGTGGTAGTAGCCCAGGCTAGCGGGCTGGTAGCGCCTGTGCCACTAACTTTAGTATCAGCATCACTTCCACTGCTTGGGCTGGGGTTATGTGAGTGTACGTATCTGGCCTGCAGTCGGAGCTCTGCTTGCTGTGAAAAAGTATGCCTAGGCCATCCCAAACAGTTGCAAGACCTCTCTTAATGAGAACGTTGTTCAGCTTCTCAATCAATTAACCATGTTCTGTCAGGGTACCGTGTGCTTTATGTTCTCATATGACACATTAGACGTTCTTAGTATACTCCTTACACTTACTCATCGTGCGCCTCTAAAACACTCCCACTCAACAAAAAGTTGCCAGACAGTGTCTTCTCTGCTTGGTGCTGCCCGGTAGTCAATTATTTCACTTCACTTTGACAGTAGTTCTACAAATGAACCAGCCCTTCAGTTAGTTTGTAATACCTGTTCTATAGGCTTTTGGCAGATTTTTTTGCTCAGAGGTTTCTGGAGGTTTAGTTTCTCGTGAAGGTTAGCACAATTTTCCTGATCTCTCCCATTTCAGCATTCAGGTCTAAATTAGGTTTCCTCTACAGCTTGTATAATGGATCCTTCCACTGGCTTCAGCTATAGCTGCTATTGTTGAACATCCAATTAAGTCATTGACAGCACTGAGAGAGACACGGTTTAAATTCCTTCTCATTTCTGCTTTACGTTATGTATGTTCATGCAGCTTCTCATTTTAACTGCGCTCCTGTGATGCCTGCTTGTTCTGAATTCTTAGAGAAGCACTACCAAATGTGGCTGCTTTTTACTTTAATCTCAAAATGCTTGTATTATGCGGTGCCTCTGCTGCAGGGCCACCACGTATAGATCTGGTATCTCCACTACACAAAGGATATTTAAAAGCCAATAGTTTTCTTTGAACAAATCATGCCTGCTTATCTGGGGAATAGAAATTCAATAGGCGAAGGCAATTTGCTCTAGGAAAGATACATGATCCACTGACTGGACGCTGAAGCTAGACAAATCCAGCGTAAGCATGAGCTTCAGTTCTGTAATCATAAGGGTTACAAGCTAATGATTAGCTACGGAATAACATAAAGGACTCCAGCATTTGAAGTTATAGCTGAATGCTGCTGTTCAAAGAGGAATCAATTCAGGCTTACGTTTGTTACAAAGTTAACTGCATAATCACAGGTAGTGCTTTATGGAGTTAAAATCAAGGAATAAGAAATtatcaggggaaaaaaccaaccaccaacccaCAGAAGCTTGTGGTTCATTTAGGTGGTATGGAAACCAGGCTCCTTTCCACTGTGATATAGACATTTTACTTCCAGATTCAATGGTACAACAGAAGGTAAATACAGATTAATGTAATTAGACACTTTAATTTGGATAACAGAATTTAATCACTTCTGAAAGTACATCTAGGAATAGCAATCAGGCAAGtttattctcctcttttttaatcaagcaaatatttatctgctttttttcatttaatatcaTGCCAAAACATGGCCTTTAATTAATCACATTGCTCTTCTTTAAAATGCAAGAGATTATAAAAGGCTTGTGTTCAGATAAATTTTGAATGGTCTCTCTGATGCTGAGTAGAATCTAGCAGGAAGAATCAGACAATTTTACACTACAGCAGCGAAAGactaaaaaaagtttaattttaattaattgcttattttccatgaaaaaaggaaactgaggtGATGCTGTATATAAAGACTGCATGAGGACTAGTCAGACTATCTTGTACGGTTGATTTGCTGTATGTTTAGCATATTAAGTTGTACTGCTGTTGGAAAGTTTTGCACAAAGCCACATTTCCTTTTTACCCAGGGAACC contains these protein-coding regions:
- the TMCC3 gene encoding transmembrane and coiled-coil domain protein 3 isoform X2, translating into MVERHDMNTLSLPLNIRRGGSDTNLNFDVPDGVLDFHKVKLSADSLKQKILKVTEQIKVEQTARDGNVAEYLKLVNSADKQQAGRIKQVFEKKNQKSAHSIAQLQKKLEQYHKKLKDIEQNGSSKSTKDTSKDNLKDIQHGKSRISGHGTESSKSGVPGVSLTPPVFVFSKSREFANLIRNKFGSADNIAHLKNTLDEFRPETSSRTYGGSATIVAKPKYVSDDECSSGTSGSADSNGNTSFGPAVASTLDSQGKLSVILEELREIKETQSQLADDIENLKAQFKRDYGFISQMLQEERYRYERLEDQLNDLTDLHQHETANLKQELASIEEKVAYQAYERSRDVQEALESCQTRVSKLELHQQEQQAQQSETVNAKVLLGKCINVILAFMTVILVCVSTIAKFIAPMMKSRFHIICTFFAVTLLAIFCKNWDHIICAIERMIIPR
- the TMCC3 gene encoding transmembrane and coiled-coil domain protein 3 isoform X1, which translates into the protein MPGSDTALAVDRTYSDPERHRRRKTRVERHDMNTLSLPLNIRRGGSDTNLNFDVPDGVLDFHKVKLSADSLKQKILKVTEQIKVEQTARDGNVAEYLKLVNSADKQQAGRIKQVFEKKNQKSAHSIAQLQKKLEQYHKKLKDIEQNGSSKSTKDTSKDNLKDIQHGKSRISGHGTESSKSGVPGVSLTPPVFVFSKSREFANLIRNKFGSADNIAHLKNTLDEFRPETSSRTYGGSATIVAKPKYVSDDECSSGTSGSADSNGNTSFGPAVASTLDSQGKLSVILEELREIKETQSQLADDIENLKAQFKRDYGFISQMLQEERYRYERLEDQLNDLTDLHQHETANLKQELASIEEKVAYQAYERSRDVQEALESCQTRVSKLELHQQEQQAQQSETVNAKVLLGKCINVILAFMTVILVCVSTIAKFIAPMMKSRFHIICTFFAVTLLAIFCKNWDHIICAIERMIIPR
- the TMCC3 gene encoding transmembrane and coiled-coil domain protein 3 isoform X3 yields the protein MNTLSLPLNIRRGGSDTNLNFDVPDGVLDFHKVKLSADSLKQKILKVTEQIKVEQTARDGNVAEYLKLVNSADKQQAGRIKQVFEKKNQKSAHSIAQLQKKLEQYHKKLKDIEQNGSSKSTKDTSKDNLKDIQHGKSRISGHGTESSKSGVPGVSLTPPVFVFSKSREFANLIRNKFGSADNIAHLKNTLDEFRPETSSRTYGGSATIVAKPKYVSDDECSSGTSGSADSNGNTSFGPAVASTLDSQGKLSVILEELREIKETQSQLADDIENLKAQFKRDYGFISQMLQEERYRYERLEDQLNDLTDLHQHETANLKQELASIEEKVAYQAYERSRDVQEALESCQTRVSKLELHQQEQQAQQSETVNAKVLLGKCINVILAFMTVILVCVSTIAKFIAPMMKSRFHIICTFFAVTLLAIFCKNWDHIICAIERMIIPR